In one window of Dehalococcoidales bacterium DNA:
- a CDS encoding MATE family efflux transporter codes for MITKDWTQGSILKNLFGLSWPMALTEGFGSLVMTVDLIWVGRLGSAAIASAGVGGMVSMLVMGANVGLIMGVRAIVARFVGARDISSANHAATQALVIAVVFGLVAVLAGVTLAESVMNLFGLEPQVVSEGVTYVRITLAGALAFSLRVAADNIMQASGDTLTPMKITILTRSIHLLLAPAIILGWWVFPQMGVTGAALINVFTHTFAMAIGLWVLITGRSRLRLNLKNFRIDMNIIRRMVKIGMPASIMNIQRSLGYLVLAWLMVPFGTFAVAGHSLIQRIDMLIILPTWAIGSSAGVLVGQNLGAQQVQRAVRSVWLASAAISVVMIAVTTVILLWAEGIVGIFNNEPGLMDIASTFLRIAAAGYLLMALTVVLQQALSGAGDTMPAMLISLMMIWVVQLPLAYFLPRLTDFGVYGVRWALVIGIFAGAVAYIVYFHIGRWKRKMV; via the coding sequence ATGATAACAAAAGACTGGACACAGGGCAGTATCCTTAAAAACCTGTTTGGGCTGTCATGGCCGATGGCGCTAACCGAAGGCTTCGGTTCGCTGGTGATGACGGTTGACCTGATATGGGTGGGCAGACTGGGTTCGGCTGCTATCGCCAGTGCCGGTGTCGGTGGTATGGTTTCCATGCTGGTAATGGGTGCCAATGTCGGTCTGATAATGGGGGTACGGGCGATAGTAGCCCGTTTTGTCGGGGCGCGAGACATTAGTAGCGCCAACCACGCGGCCACGCAGGCTCTCGTAATCGCAGTCGTTTTTGGTTTAGTGGCGGTATTGGCAGGAGTAACGCTTGCCGAGTCTGTCATGAACCTGTTCGGATTAGAACCTCAGGTTGTCTCTGAAGGCGTGACATACGTCAGGATAACGTTAGCCGGTGCTTTGGCGTTCTCATTGAGGGTAGCAGCCGATAATATCATGCAAGCTTCCGGTGATACGTTAACGCCAATGAAAATAACTATCCTGACAAGGTCAATCCACCTGCTACTTGCCCCTGCTATTATCCTTGGTTGGTGGGTATTCCCCCAGATGGGAGTTACTGGCGCTGCTCTAATCAATGTGTTTACGCACACTTTCGCCATGGCTATTGGACTCTGGGTCCTTATTACGGGTCGTTCGCGCCTCAGGCTGAACTTGAAGAACTTCCGGATTGACATGAATATCATCCGGCGCATGGTAAAGATCGGTATGCCGGCAAGCATTATGAATATTCAGAGGTCACTGGGATACCTGGTGCTCGCCTGGCTCATGGTCCCCTTCGGTACCTTTGCCGTAGCTGGACATAGTCTCATTCAACGGATTGATATGCTCATTATTCTGCCTACGTGGGCGATTGGATCCAGTGCCGGAGTACTGGTGGGGCAAAATCTAGGCGCCCAACAGGTACAGCGGGCGGTGAGGAGCGTGTGGCTGGCAAGCGCTGCCATTTCTGTAGTGATGATTGCAGTAACAACGGTAATACTGCTATGGGCAGAGGGTATTGTCGGCATCTTCAACAATGAACCCGGTCTTATGGATATTGCCAGCACTTTTCTAAGAATAGCCGCTGCCGGATACCTTCTGATGGCGCTTACGGTAGTATTGCAGCAGGCACTGTCCGGTGCCGGTGACACCATGCCGGCAATGCTGATAAGCCTGATGATGATATGGGTTGTGCAGTTACCGCTGGCTTACTTTTTACCCCGGCTGACGGATTTTGGTGTCTACGGGGTCCGTTGGGCACTGGTGATTGGTATATTCGCGGGTGCGGTTGCTTACATCGTCTACTTTCACATCGGCAGATGGAAACGGAAGATGGTCTAG
- a CDS encoding acetyl-CoA hydrolase/transferase C-terminal domain-containing protein, which translates to MGWREEYRKKLVTAEEAVSIVKSGDRVVFTTNDQSEALSEALTARLVDLKDVEIQIGNPIVDYGWYQPGWEESLRITVISYMGSLARPMVNEKRADYSPVLYSIQGKAETEGRPGIRGTDVFITEVSPPDEHGFCSFGPAIWAKKWYVKSAKKVLAEVNENHIRTYGDNLVHISEIDYFVEYTREPREFVLPEPEEYMKVIGQYVGTLVKDCDTLGIGAGSIGRTLCSQGIFNDRHDLGYYAENLVPGVVQLVKDGVVTGKCKTFHPGKVVSNNFGAVAPEELAFIDNNPMFELYPQDYVVNIRNVAANDNMVAINAALSVDLTGQIASESIGPRMYSGSGGQPSFAIGAMLSKGGRSITMLRSTAADGKISRITPFFEPGTIITVPRNFVDYIVTEYGIASLLGKSQRERTQELIAIAHPAFRAELEREARKLFWPWTTLDTRTLC; encoded by the coding sequence GTGGGTTGGCGAGAAGAGTACAGAAAGAAGCTGGTTACCGCAGAAGAAGCGGTCAGTATTGTTAAGTCTGGGGACCGGGTTGTGTTCACTACGAACGACCAGTCAGAGGCCCTCTCAGAGGCGCTAACTGCCAGGTTAGTCGACCTAAAAGACGTGGAAATCCAAATAGGTAACCCTATAGTAGACTATGGCTGGTACCAGCCTGGCTGGGAGGAATCTCTTAGGATAACTGTTATAAGCTACATGGGGTCACTGGCGCGTCCAATGGTGAATGAAAAAAGAGCAGATTACTCACCTGTCCTGTACTCCATCCAGGGAAAGGCCGAGACTGAGGGAAGACCGGGGATAAGAGGAACAGATGTTTTCATAACAGAAGTGTCCCCCCCGGATGAGCATGGTTTTTGCAGCTTCGGTCCCGCGATATGGGCCAAGAAATGGTATGTCAAAAGTGCCAAGAAGGTTCTTGCCGAGGTAAACGAGAACCATATTAGAACTTATGGCGATAACCTTGTGCATATTTCCGAGATAGACTACTTCGTGGAGTATACTCGCGAGCCGCGGGAATTTGTACTGCCGGAACCTGAAGAGTATATGAAGGTTATTGGACAATACGTTGGGACCTTAGTCAAGGATTGTGATACCCTTGGTATCGGCGCTGGTTCAATTGGCCGCACCCTGTGCTCTCAGGGGATCTTCAACGACAGGCATGATCTTGGTTACTATGCCGAGAATCTTGTTCCGGGAGTTGTGCAACTGGTAAAGGACGGAGTGGTCACAGGGAAGTGCAAGACATTTCACCCTGGCAAGGTAGTCAGCAATAACTTCGGTGCAGTGGCCCCAGAGGAACTTGCCTTCATTGACAATAATCCCATGTTTGAACTCTATCCTCAGGACTACGTCGTCAACATCAGGAACGTCGCCGCCAATGACAACATGGTGGCTATTAATGCTGCCCTCTCCGTTGACCTCACTGGCCAGATTGCATCGGAGTCAATAGGGCCTCGCATGTATTCTGGCTCAGGGGGGCAGCCCTCTTTTGCTATCGGTGCTATGCTCTCGAAAGGAGGTCGCTCCATTACAATGCTACGTTCAACTGCAGCTGATGGAAAGATTTCACGGATAACGCCCTTCTTTGAGCCTGGGACAATTATCACCGTACCTAGGAATTTCGTCGATTACATCGTCACCGAATATGGCATTGCCAGTCTTCTAGGGAAGTCTCAGCGAGAAAGGACGCAGGAGCTCATTGCTATAGCGCATCCTGCCTTTCGTGCCGAACTTGAGAGAGAAGCAAGGAAGCTGTTCTGGCCTTGGACCACACTGGATACTAGGACTCTGTGCTGA
- a CDS encoding glucose 1-dehydrogenase — protein sequence MERFQDRVAIVTGGAQGIGEAIARKLAAESAKVAILDIQHEKAQAVADDISSSGGRAIGVKTDVTDSRDVWRAVQDVEAMFGKVDVLINNAGWDKTGPFVELGEEIWDRVIAVNLRGPMTVTRAVLDGMIARGYGRIVNIASDAGRVGSSGESVYSACKGGIIAFTKTLARELVRSNVLVNCVSPGPTDTPFLAGVTSDNPRLAEALERAIPMRRLGRSEEVANAVVFLASDEASYITGQTLSVSGGLTMA from the coding sequence ATGGAGCGTTTTCAAGATAGAGTTGCCATCGTGACAGGCGGAGCTCAGGGAATAGGCGAGGCCATCGCTCGTAAGCTTGCGGCTGAGTCTGCAAAGGTCGCCATTCTTGACATTCAACACGAGAAAGCGCAAGCGGTCGCGGACGATATATCCTCGAGCGGGGGCAGGGCTATAGGCGTGAAGACGGACGTCACCGATAGCCGGGATGTTTGGCGAGCGGTCCAAGACGTTGAAGCTATGTTCGGTAAGGTTGATGTCCTGATAAACAACGCCGGGTGGGATAAGACCGGGCCTTTCGTTGAACTCGGCGAGGAGATATGGGACAGAGTGATTGCCGTCAATCTCCGGGGGCCCATGACCGTGACGAGGGCAGTTCTGGACGGCATGATAGCCAGGGGCTATGGGAGGATAGTGAATATCGCCTCCGATGCGGGGAGAGTCGGCTCTTCAGGAGAGTCCGTTTACTCAGCGTGCAAAGGTGGGATCATTGCCTTCACCAAGACACTCGCACGCGAACTCGTCAGGAGCAACGTGCTGGTTAACTGCGTTAGCCCTGGGCCTACTGACACCCCCTTCCTGGCCGGAGTGACCTCAGACAACCCCAGGCTGGCTGAGGCCCTGGAGCGAGCGATACCGATGCGGCGTCTGGGTAGGTCCGAGGAGGTGGCAAATGCAGTGGTGTTCCTCGCCTCTGACGAGGCAAGCTACATTACCGGTCAGACCCTCAGTGTCAGTGGCGGGCTTACGATGGCATAG
- a CDS encoding enoyl-CoA hydratase-related protein — protein MGQSWRKRQMDFTEIIYEKRDGVARITINRPEKLNAATTTTMTEMVQALSDAWVDSSIGVVVLTGVGDRAFCTGGDQSIRESGGYATGAMTLPLEVIWQQATQLIRSLPKPVIARVNGYAIGGGHVLQVACDLSIASETAQFGQAGPRVGSFDPGVGTGDLVRCVGMKRAKEIWYLCRRYTAKEALDMGLVNCVVPPDKLDEEVDKWCSELLAKSPLALKMLKYAFHAEWDGIVGITNLGVGGLSLYYRTEEAQEGRDAFMEKRQPDFGKFRK, from the coding sequence ATAGGACAATCATGGAGGAAAAGGCAGATGGACTTCACTGAGATCATCTACGAAAAGAGGGACGGCGTCGCGCGGATCACAATCAACCGTCCGGAGAAGCTCAACGCAGCCACGACAACAACAATGACGGAAATGGTACAGGCTCTCTCCGATGCCTGGGTGGACAGCTCCATAGGAGTAGTCGTCCTCACAGGGGTGGGGGATAGGGCATTCTGCACCGGGGGAGACCAGTCCATAAGGGAATCAGGAGGCTATGCCACAGGCGCGATGACATTACCGCTCGAAGTCATCTGGCAGCAGGCTACTCAACTTATAAGGAGTCTACCCAAGCCGGTCATCGCCAGGGTAAACGGATATGCTATCGGCGGCGGACACGTGCTGCAAGTAGCCTGCGACCTGTCTATAGCCTCGGAGACAGCTCAGTTCGGGCAGGCTGGCCCCAGAGTCGGCAGTTTCGACCCCGGCGTGGGTACGGGCGACCTGGTAAGGTGTGTCGGCATGAAACGGGCGAAAGAAATCTGGTACCTGTGCCGGCGCTACACCGCGAAGGAGGCTCTTGACATGGGACTGGTGAACTGCGTCGTGCCGCCGGACAAGCTTGACGAAGAAGTGGACAAGTGGTGCAGTGAGCTCCTGGCGAAAAGCCCACTAGCCCTCAAGATGCTCAAGTACGCCTTTCATGCTGAGTGGGACGGCATTGTCGGCATTACCAATCTTGGCGTCGGTGGTCTGTCCCTTTACTACCGGACTGAGGAAGCGCAAGAAGGACGCGATGCTTTCATGGAGAAACGACAGCCGGACTTCGGCAAGTTCCGAAAGTGA
- a CDS encoding glucose 1-dehydrogenase translates to MSLFELKDKIAIVTGGAGGIGTCIALQYAKAGANVVAVSRNQENLDKVAAEIKALGRESLAIATDVCIPEQVDNMVKQTVDRFGRIDIMVNNAGRGSLPVMPEELSFEDWNTIIALNLTGPFLCSIAAGKVMIEQKSGKIINISSTAGIKGSPGMAHYGAAKAGVINLTKSLANAWAQHNINVNCIAPGLTATPGLKSAGWMPPDKTEDGTPVPPLQFPHGPEEVANLALFLASALSDHISGELIPIRGSVALDH, encoded by the coding sequence ATGTCTCTATTTGAACTTAAAGACAAGATCGCCATCGTTACTGGTGGCGCTGGTGGTATCGGTACATGTATCGCTCTACAGTATGCGAAAGCTGGCGCCAATGTCGTTGCCGTCAGCCGTAACCAGGAGAATCTGGATAAGGTTGCCGCAGAAATCAAGGCTCTCGGCAGGGAATCCCTTGCCATCGCCACAGATGTCTGCATCCCGGAGCAGGTAGACAACATGGTCAAACAGACGGTGGATAGGTTTGGCCGGATTGACATTATGGTCAACAACGCCGGTCGCGGCAGCCTCCCCGTCATGCCGGAGGAGCTCTCTTTTGAGGACTGGAATACCATTATTGCCCTCAATCTTACCGGCCCCTTCCTCTGCAGCATCGCCGCCGGTAAGGTAATGATTGAGCAGAAGAGTGGCAAGATAATCAATATCTCCTCGACTGCTGGCATTAAGGGCTCCCCGGGTATGGCTCATTACGGGGCGGCCAAAGCTGGTGTTATCAACCTGACCAAGTCCCTGGCTAATGCGTGGGCGCAACACAACATCAATGTCAACTGTATTGCCCCCGGTCTGACTGCGACTCCAGGGCTTAAAAGTGCGGGGTGGATGCCACCCGATAAAACCGAGGACGGCACGCCGGTACCGCCGCTGCAATTTCCCCATGGTCCTGAAGAGGTTGCCAATCTGGCCCTCTTCCTTGCTTCTGCATTGTCTGACCATATCAGCGGTGAACTCATACCAATAAGAGGGTCAGTTGCACTGGATCATTGA
- a CDS encoding gamma-glutamylcyclotransferase family protein, which translates to MYYFAYASNLSRKQMTERCPDNQPRFRAVLPNYKLIFTGWSRQWRSGTASIKPFQGEKVPGAVYEISELCLKRLDKHEGYPTVYDHINVRVIDEDGEAVRAVTYIKREQSEETQPSREYLAVIQQGYHDWEIT; encoded by the coding sequence ATGTACTACTTTGCCTATGCCAGCAATCTGAGCCGAAAACAGATGACGGAGCGCTGTCCTGACAACCAGCCCAGGTTTCGCGCCGTACTGCCCAACTACAAGCTGATATTCACCGGCTGGTCAAGGCAGTGGCGGAGTGGGACCGCCAGTATCAAACCTTTCCAGGGAGAAAAGGTCCCGGGGGCGGTCTACGAGATATCAGAGCTGTGCCTGAAACGACTGGACAAACACGAAGGTTACCCCACCGTCTATGACCATATAAACGTGAGGGTAATCGACGAGGACGGTGAGGCCGTCCGGGCAGTCACATATATCAAGCGGGAGCAGTCGGAAGAAACACAACCCTCGCGGGAGTACCTGGCAGTAATCCAGCAGGGCTATCACGACTGGGAGATTACCTGA
- a CDS encoding glycerophosphodiester phosphodiesterase, whose product MKHVLNIAHRGFTRDFPDNTLESFEAAIRIPVDAIECDVRETADGHFVIYHDAELSGRDIGHLSLSEIKDTRLRGRFRIPTLEETLDLCHERVRLNVEVKRVDSLARFLDILRAGIQPDEVFLTSFNRDLVMELASLAPDIRRGVITATPMEDHVTLVRETGADMIIVMFPSVNTDLVREADEAGLPVFVWGFADMTQVRIALDLGVDGIITDFPDQARAELERMGKNSS is encoded by the coding sequence ATGAAGCACGTCCTCAACATAGCCCACCGGGGCTTCACCAGGGATTTCCCGGACAATACCCTGGAGTCTTTTGAAGCCGCCATCCGGATACCGGTCGATGCCATAGAATGTGACGTTCGGGAGACCGCCGACGGCCATTTTGTTATATACCACGACGCCGAGTTGTCCGGCAGGGACATAGGCCATCTGTCACTATCCGAAATCAAGGATACCCGGCTTCGTGGCCGATTCCGAATACCGACCCTCGAAGAAACCCTGGACCTGTGCCACGAACGGGTCAGGTTGAACGTCGAAGTCAAGCGGGTAGACTCTCTGGCCCGTTTCCTTGATATCCTGCGGGCGGGTATCCAACCGGACGAGGTGTTCCTGACCTCATTCAACAGGGACCTTGTGATGGAACTGGCCAGTCTGGCTCCCGATATACGGCGGGGCGTCATCACCGCCACCCCGATGGAAGACCACGTCACCCTGGTCCGGGAGACAGGGGCGGATATGATCATCGTGATGTTCCCCAGTGTGAACACCGACCTCGTCCGCGAGGCCGATGAGGCCGGCCTACCCGTCTTCGTGTGGGGTTTTGCCGACATGACCCAGGTCCGCATAGCCCTTGACCTGGGCGTGGACGGCATAATCACCGACTTCCCGGACCAGGCCAGAGCAGAGCTTGAGCGAATGGGCAAGAACTCGTCATAG
- a CDS encoding enoyl-CoA hydratase-related protein, with protein MTGKTVLVARENGIATITLNRPEVLNAMNTRLNQELRTVMEELKSDRTVRVVIITGAGDRAFSAGRDLKEYSEYKSTPIEDWERRVQSGENSGVAGMPQPTIAAINGFAIAGGLELALACDIRISSEKATFGLFEIRRGFFPGGGATWRLAPLVGKGWAMEMLLGGDTITADVAERIGLVNRVVPHDQLMPAARELARKIADKSPAAVRLAKAAINQATAAYERTGFDITVALRSLAETNEDIREGTRAFVEKRKADFKD; from the coding sequence ATGACCGGTAAGACCGTTCTGGTCGCCCGGGAGAATGGTATAGCCACCATTACTCTCAACCGTCCTGAGGTGCTCAATGCAATGAACACCCGGCTGAACCAGGAACTCAGGACCGTAATGGAGGAATTGAAGAGTGACAGGACGGTCCGGGTAGTGATTATCACCGGTGCCGGAGACAGGGCATTCTCCGCCGGCAGAGACCTCAAGGAGTACAGCGAGTACAAGTCCACGCCCATTGAAGACTGGGAGAGGCGTGTGCAATCAGGCGAGAACTCCGGTGTGGCCGGAATGCCCCAGCCGACCATCGCCGCCATAAACGGCTTCGCTATCGCCGGTGGCCTGGAGCTTGCCCTTGCCTGCGATATCCGCATTTCCTCGGAGAAGGCCACTTTCGGACTCTTCGAGATACGACGTGGTTTCTTTCCCGGCGGCGGGGCCACCTGGCGGCTGGCTCCACTTGTCGGCAAGGGTTGGGCAATGGAGATGCTCCTTGGCGGAGATACCATCACGGCGGATGTTGCCGAGCGTATCGGGCTGGTGAACCGGGTCGTCCCCCACGACCAGCTAATGCCTGCCGCCCGCGAGTTGGCCCGAAAGATAGCTGACAAGAGCCCGGCGGCAGTGAGGCTGGCAAAGGCAGCCATCAATCAGGCCACGGCCGCTTACGAACGCACAGGTTTCGATATCACCGTTGCCCTGCGTTCCCTGGCCGAAACCAACGAGGATATCAGGGAAGGCACCAGAGCCTTCGTTGAGAAGCGGAAGGCCGATTTCAAGGACTAG
- a CDS encoding penicillin acylase family protein — MALTPERLKKRGLPKIKGRIWADGLHKSVSVIRDLWGCPHITASNEHDIWFAQGFCHAQDRLWQMERTRRFARGTLSEILGEPLIRVDRYYRRLGIQRVAERDYPQLNQEAQDILQAFSDGVNAAMGAIHQLPPEFAVLDLEPEPWSPTDSIALWKVIFLTQTADFNIKLLRAAIARELGPEAAVLLEPDVPGESPVVCPPGSTGKGLGAELAEMSALAANLAPISSPEGGSNNWAVDGNLSASGKPLLAGDPHAVIQTAPVWYISHLRTPEWEMTGVSTPGVPGMFLYGHNGHVGWTVTNALADIADLFVERFDESGRKYLYRDRWLEAEMRHEEIRVKGRSEPVVEDIPVTVHGPLVSGGPLEPGVPLAWQWTAHGVVSTFECIPGMARAKDVDEFRESQRNWAGPPMNRITADDSGNIAYQLLGDIPVRAHGGANAVPAPGWTGEYDWTGFIPFEELPRAKNPDRHFIASANNRVVPAGYKYHVNVPTITYRAWRVEDMLRGKASFGIEDFMAIQGDRYCRPAADIVRMLGKIEPAKELRAAVELLQSWDCVLSPDAPAAAMYEVFMQKLLASVFSCLTGLPGAATALDRWQSCYLPRLLRQMEEDDHSILELNEATRGMTWQQVMQKSLKEAQDFLTENQGADSAKWNWGRLHRQTFIHNLGRTPPYDEAFNIPPVGIGGDGTTVFNAAPGYRTGFATNMGVSFRMIVDFADVDSAVWILPPGQSGHPGSPHYNDNIQPWLNLEYRPMFWNWDRIRENQEGTLWLLPVKREDNES, encoded by the coding sequence ATGGCGTTAACGCCGGAACGGCTTAAGAAGCGTGGACTGCCTAAAATTAAGGGAAGGATATGGGCAGACGGCCTTCACAAGTCCGTGTCCGTGATTCGTGACCTCTGGGGGTGCCCTCATATCACGGCGAGCAATGAGCATGATATCTGGTTTGCCCAGGGCTTCTGCCATGCCCAGGACAGGCTATGGCAGATGGAGCGGACACGGCGTTTTGCCCGGGGGACGCTTTCGGAGATACTTGGTGAACCTCTGATACGAGTCGACCGGTACTACCGTCGACTTGGTATACAGCGTGTCGCTGAGCGCGATTATCCCCAGCTAAATCAGGAAGCGCAGGATATTCTCCAGGCGTTCAGCGATGGTGTCAACGCGGCAATGGGCGCGATACACCAGTTGCCGCCGGAGTTTGCCGTCCTGGACCTGGAGCCGGAACCCTGGTCTCCCACTGACAGCATTGCCCTCTGGAAAGTCATCTTCCTCACCCAGACTGCCGATTTCAATATTAAACTCCTCCGTGCCGCGATTGCGCGTGAACTGGGCCCGGAAGCGGCAGTCCTTCTCGAACCGGACGTACCAGGGGAGTCACCGGTGGTATGCCCTCCCGGCAGTACTGGAAAGGGATTGGGGGCAGAACTGGCTGAGATGAGTGCCCTGGCCGCGAATCTGGCACCGATTTCTTCACCGGAAGGCGGCTCTAACAACTGGGCGGTAGATGGCAACCTGAGTGCTTCGGGAAAACCGCTGCTTGCCGGTGACCCGCACGCCGTTATTCAGACCGCACCCGTGTGGTACATCAGCCACCTGAGGACGCCGGAGTGGGAGATGACCGGCGTGAGTACCCCCGGCGTGCCCGGCATGTTTCTCTACGGGCACAACGGCCATGTCGGTTGGACGGTAACCAATGCACTGGCGGATATCGCCGACTTGTTCGTGGAGCGTTTTGACGAGAGCGGACGGAAATACCTGTACCGGGACCGGTGGCTCGAAGCAGAGATGCGGCACGAAGAAATCCGGGTCAAAGGGCGTAGCGAACCGGTGGTCGAGGATATCCCGGTCACGGTGCACGGCCCGCTGGTAAGCGGAGGGCCTCTTGAACCCGGAGTACCGCTCGCCTGGCAGTGGACGGCTCACGGAGTGGTCAGCACCTTCGAGTGTATACCGGGAATGGCCCGGGCAAAGGATGTCGACGAGTTCCGCGAGTCCCAGCGTAACTGGGCCGGCCCACCCATGAACCGGATAACGGCTGACGATTCCGGCAATATCGCCTACCAGCTCCTTGGTGATATTCCGGTACGTGCTCACGGCGGGGCTAACGCCGTGCCTGCGCCGGGGTGGACCGGAGAGTATGACTGGACTGGATTCATACCATTTGAGGAACTGCCCCGGGCGAAGAACCCGGACCGTCATTTCATTGCCAGTGCCAATAACCGGGTAGTTCCTGCCGGGTACAAGTATCACGTGAATGTGCCCACCATTACCTATCGGGCATGGCGTGTCGAAGATATGCTGCGTGGCAAAGCTAGCTTCGGAATAGAGGATTTCATGGCCATCCAGGGCGACCGCTATTGTCGACCGGCGGCAGACATTGTCCGGATGCTGGGGAAAATAGAACCAGCGAAAGAGCTTCGGGCTGCTGTGGAACTGCTGCAATCATGGGACTGCGTACTGTCGCCGGATGCACCAGCAGCGGCCATGTATGAGGTCTTCATGCAGAAGCTCCTGGCGAGCGTCTTCTCTTGTCTCACCGGACTTCCGGGTGCGGCTACCGCACTTGACCGCTGGCAAAGCTGTTACCTGCCCCGACTCCTCCGTCAGATGGAAGAAGACGACCATTCCATCCTGGAACTGAACGAGGCCACACGGGGGATGACATGGCAGCAGGTGATGCAGAAATCGCTCAAGGAGGCGCAGGACTTCCTCACTGAGAACCAGGGAGCCGATTCTGCAAAATGGAACTGGGGCAGGCTGCACCGGCAGACATTCATTCACAACCTGGGGCGGACACCGCCATACGATGAAGCCTTCAACATCCCGCCGGTTGGTATCGGTGGCGATGGCACTACGGTGTTCAATGCCGCACCGGGCTACCGGACGGGCTTTGCCACTAATATGGGTGTCTCGTTCCGGATGATAGTGGATTTCGCCGACGTCGACAGCGCGGTGTGGATACTGCCACCGGGGCAGTCCGGGCATCCTGGTAGTCCGCACTACAACGATAACATCCAGCCCTGGCTCAATCTTGAGTACCGCCCGATGTTCTGGAACTGGGACCGCATCAGGGAGAACCAGGAGGGCACATTGTGGCTCCTACCGGTAAAAAGGGAGGATAACGAAAGCTAG